The genomic DNA TTCGTATTGTGTGGCTCATTATATTTATCCATATGTAAATTTTGTAATGAAGAATAGATAAGACTAAATATCACGTCATGTCAATGTTTTTGCGTCAGAATTTTGATGGATTACTGTGGGATTTCGGGGAAATGGATTATTAATAGCCGATACAAAAAGACAAATTCATAGGATAAAAAAATAAATTAACTCTATATTAATAAACGCAACATACATTCTATACTGAAGAGTTTTCAGTAGAAAAGGTATTTATATGCGCAATATAAGTTATTTAATAAACATTGCCTGTTTATCTTGTTGTGTAATGAACACAAAGACTGCAGATGCCTCTGATTTCGCCCAGGGGAACATGTCCCCAAATCTTCAAATTACGCAGTCTCTTAGGCGCGGAATAGTTCCTGAATTTTCGTCGGGCGTGATAACCTCCCCGAGGGATGCTGTAACCCCCCTGAGGGGTGCTCGAAGTTCTTCTTTGAACTATGGGGCTAGCTCTGTTAGACAAATTCAATTTCCTGCGGTTTCTCAGTCCCATCCTGTTTCTTTTCCTTCTCAATACCGCCAAAGAGCAACGATTGATGGATCGTTATTTTCATCTATGGTTCACGCTTGCGATCATACGATTCCAATCCCCCATCATTCGTTTCAGCAGGCCAATGAAATAAACGCCCCTCCTGTGGAAAATCCTGACATTTTGCCGGTTATCGTATCACCGCCTTCGCTTGCTGTGGATGTAACGGATGTTACCCTGTCCGCTGCTGAGATCTTGCAAGGATTAGGGGATGGAACGCTCACTTTGTTTGCGAGTGAGGATAATATCTCCCCATCAAAGACACCTCAGGCGATATCCATTCAGTCAACTCCACAGAATGCGCATAATGCGACCCCTCGTTTAGTTGAAGAAAAAATTGCAGAATCTGGTGGCTCGCAAAATCCGCCATCAAATTTGCGCATCCTGAGCATTGACGGTGGTGGTGTCAGTGGTATTATGCCAACGACATTCCTTGCCGTATTAGAGGAGAAATTAGGGGGGCCGCTGTCCGATTATTTTGATCTTATTATCGGAAAATCAGCCTCGGCAATTGCTGTAGCAAGCGCCGCCATCGGACACAATCATTCGCAAGCCAGTAATTCCAACAGGAATCCTCAGAATCATTCGTCTATGGCTGATTTATCAAGGATTCTTTTGGCCCATCAGGATGCTGCAGTTGATTCCGCGTGTTTTAGTTTCTGCGGCCTTGGAACATCAAGAAATCCTGCGGAATCATATGAGGCTATGCTGCTCAAGCTCTATGGTGATACGACGTTATTGGCGGATCCCCACACGAACGTTGCGCTTGTTGCGTATGATGACAATCGCAATAAAGCAACTACATTCAATACGTTTGATCGGTCAAAAAATTTTTATATGCGCGATGTGGTCAGGGCCGCATCTGCAGCCCCAAGCCGTTTTCCGTCAGCAGTAATTTATAGTATTCCGGATGCCAATAGCAATTCGGGATATTTTGAGTCGTTAAAAAAGAAAAAGGAGGATGAGTATACATTTTTGGATGGAGGGATTGTTGGTATCAATCCCTCTCTTGACGCTTTAATACTTGTGCGTGAACATTATGACCCGGTAGATCGATACATTTTTGTTTCCCTGGGGAGCGGCGAAAAATTTTCGCTTTTTGATGGGGATATGGCAGTCACCCATAAAGGGGGAGATCTTTCCCGTTGTGACGTGATTTCTGATGGACAGAGTCAAACGATAGAAAAATATATTAAAGCCGATCTCCACAATATAGATCTTCCCGGTGGTAAAATTTTTCAACAATACTATCGATTCCATCTAAAGGCGGATGCGGCTAAAGGCGAAGCGGGTGGCGATCGTGCAGGATTGCTTGTCCACGAGTATTGCGAAGAAAGCATAATTGCCGATCAAATGGATCAGCTGGTTCGGCAGCTCAAGGAACAAAGGACTGAGCCGACTCTTCGGGATCGGAGCGGGACCCTGGTTAATGGCATGCGGTCAATATAATGCCATTTTCACAAATTATTGGTGAGTTTCCTGGAGTGCTTTGTCGGGCTGCGCCCTCCGCGCAAAGATGTCGCGGCGTGCAGCGTAAGAGACGAAGCAATCCAGGATTGTCCTGGATAATGTGGGCATTTTCAGTCTTTCTTACGTCGAGCTGAGGTTAATTATTACAGTATTAATAATAAAAGGAGGAGTTTATGCACAATAAGATCGGTTTATTAAACATTGCTTGCTTGGTTTATGGCCTAACGATTTCAACAACCGCAGTCGCAGCTGGCTCGCATCAGGGAAGCAGTCCCCCTGAAATCAACATTCTGCAGTCCCCTAGGCAGGAGGTGACCTTCCGTGTTGTGTCGGATGCTAATTCCCCTCGGCGACTTATTTTGTCTCCGACACTATCCGGCGGAACTCGTTCCATTAAGCCAATGGACGCAAACATCCTGGATAGGGGTGTTGCTTCTGCTAAAAATATAGCTCAATCCGCGACCGCCTTTAATTTAGCTTATAACCTTGGAACTGCCGATAGTTCCTATCGTCGCACTTTGCCCACTATCCTTCCATATCAAAAAAGCCCGCACTTTGACAGAGAGAGCAATCCGCCCCCTGTGGAGCAATTTTCTTTGTCAGCGGACGATAATACGCCTCCGTCTGATCTGAATGCCATAAGGATTAATCTGTCTGAGGCTGATGCGAAAAATGTGTCTGGCGGCAACCTAACCGTGAAATTTTCTGATGATGTTATACTTCAGCAGTCTGCTCCACCTTCATCCAAGCACTCTCGTCAATCCTCGAACGTGCCAACCCCATTGTCTGTCTCGGGTAGCGAAAGAAATACAGCCTTTACCGATCTACAGCATGCCCCACCAACAATCTTAAGGATTCTCAGTATTGATGGAGGGGGAATCAAAGGGATTATCCCTGCGACACTTCTTGAGCACTTAGAGAAAAAATTGGGGGGGCCGATTTCCAATTATTTTGATATTATTGCTGGAACATCGATTGGGGGGATTTTTGCATTGGCAGCAGCCACACCAAAGCGGATTTCTAGGGCCGCCTCTCCAACTGCACAAAATAATAATCTTTTTAACATGGGGGATTTGTCTCATATTTGTTCCAATTATGGATCTGTCGTGTTTGATCCTGCATGCAGCTGTTTTGGGTTATGCAAACCACAGTACAATACCGATAAGTACGAGGATTTCTTGAAAGAATTGTTTGGGGACCGAACATTACGATCGGGGCTTTTGTCGGATGTCGTGGTGGTGGCTTATGATACAAAACATGCAAGGCCCGTGCTATTTAATACGTTTGACATACCGGAAGATTTTTATTTGCGTGATATAGCCAGGGCCACATCGGCAGCCCCAACCTATTTTCCACCAGCAACAGTCCGGGGTGTGCCACGGCAATCCGATGGAAGTATGAGATCATCCGATTCTGAATCACCAAACAGAGCGAATCAATATACGTTTGTTGATGGTGGGCTTATTGCCAATAATCCAATGCTTGATGTTATAGCGCTTGCTCAAAAATATTATGGCGCTGTGGATCGATATACGGTTGTTTCATTGGGGACCGGCGAAAGATTTGATCCAATTCCTGATGCTGATATTATGAATGCTGGTACGGTTGGCATGGTGCGACATATCATAAATCTCTCCATAAATGGACGCACCGAATTAACGCACGAGGGTGTAAAGGCCCTGCTTCCTGAGATTCCGCTTCCTACTGGCCAAACGTTTCGTCAATACTATCGATTCCAACCAAGGCTGGATACATCCAGAGACACCATGGATAATACGGACAGTACGCATGTTGATTATCTTGAATCAATTGCTCGAGATTTTTATAGTGAGAGGGAGAGTCAATTCGATCAACTTGTCAGCGAGCTTCGCTTACCCAGGACTAAGCCAGTCAGACTTTGAGCCTAATAACCCCAGTTCGGCGTAAGAATCCCTAAAAGCCTTATTGTGCCCAGCATCTTAAGGTCTGGATTCCTTTGTCGGGCTGCGTCCTCCGCGCAAAGACGTCGTTGCGAGGAGCGGAGCGACGAAGCAATCCAGGATTGTCTCAGGAAAAGACATGGTTTTGGGGATTATTACATCAAGTTCGGGCTAAACAATCTTGATAAAAAGAATGGGATGAATAAAAAGTCATTAAACCGTTTTTCAAATTGAGGGGCGGTGTCTAAAATGCCGATGACATATTCGAATAGGCGCTGCTTGGCAAAACGACGACCGATCCCCAATAATTGACAAGACCAGCAATAGATTGTTCAAAATGGTCATAGTCAAAGGATTTGCAAATAAAACCCGATGCACTATTTTTATAGGCGTTAACCATTGCCTGTATGCTGATGCTGTTTGTCAATATAATGACGGGTATTTCTTGGATTTCGCGATCCCGTTTTATTTCTTTTAAAACGGTATGGCCGTCGCGTTTTGGAATATTGAGATCCAGCAGAACAAGATCGGGTCGCGGAAAATCAATGCTGACTGATCCATGACGTAAAAAATCTAGGGCTTGGACACCATCATGGACGCAAAAAATGTTGATTTTTATGTTGGCGCTTTCAAGCGCTCTTCGGGCAAGAAGTTCGTCAGCCGGGTCATCCTCAACCAATAAAATATTGAGCACCGTAACCGCATCCTGGCTGATAGTCCCAAGGTTAAGGGAATCAGATTTTTTCCCCTGATGTTGGAATCCATCAAAAAAGTAATGAGAGCTAACCCCGTAAAATTGGCCTATTTGAAAAAGGATGCTTGCGGAAATTCGGCTTTGCGCTTGTTCATATTTTTGAATTTGCTGGTGCGACACGCCCAATTTCTCCCCCACTTGCGCCAGGGTTAGGGCAAGCTTTTGGCGTTTTTCTCGTAAGCGTTTTCCGACAAAGATGTCAATTTCTTTTAACGCGCCTAAATTTTCCATAAAACTATTCCTGTTTCTGTGAGGTTTTGTTTGGCGAGGTAGACGGTAATGTAAAATAAACAGTGCAGCCATTCTCTGTGTTGGATTGAATGTATATTTCTCCCCCATGATTTTTCACTATTTTTTCACACAAAGCCAGTCCAATCCCAGACCCTTCGTATTTTTCTTTGCTATGAAGACGTTCAAACATTAAGAATATTTTTTTATGATAAAGTTTTTCTATGCCAATCCCATTATCTGCCAGGGCAAATTGCCAAAAATCCCCTTTTTGTTCTGCGGTAATTTTGATCCTGGGTGGGTGCGTGGATCTGAATTTTAAAGAATTACCAATCAAATTTTGAAAAAGCTGAACCAGCTGGGCTCTCTCTCCATAGATACATGGAAGTTTTCCATATTCTAGAGTGGCGCCAGTTTCTATGATTTTGGCCGAAAGAATATCCCTAACATTGTCAATAATATCATTAATGCAAACGACTTTGCTGGTAAAATTATTTTTGTTTGAATTGATAATCGAATGTTCGATCAGGTCATTGATGAGCGTTTCCATATGATGGATACTTTTCTTGATAAAACCCAGGTATTCCTGGGTTGTTGCATCCATAGTGTTTGCGTTGTGTTTTTCGATCAGGTGAAAAAAATTGGCAATGGTTCGCAATGGCTCGCGTAGTTCGTGTGAACAAACAAAGGCAAATTCTTCTAAGGCTTGGTTGGATTGCGATAATTTATTGACCATTTCGTATATTTTTTCATCCGATCGTTTTCTGTCTGTTCTGTCATCAATGAAAATGACAAGTCCGCCGATTTCATCGCTGGATGTGTTCCAGGGGATTATTTCCCAGGTAAGGCAGTATGCTTTTTTCCCATCTTTTTCCATGCCACAGACAATTGTTCGATGATCAAGGCAGCGCTCGCAATCCGCTTTTAGTGCGGGGGGTAATTTTGAAAAAAAATCTTCTGTCGGGGAAATTTCTGATAAATCATGAAGCTGGGACCATCGTTCGTTGGCATAAAGACGATGCATATCTTGATTCAATACGGCCACTGCAGACGGAATATGTTTGACGATTATAGCCAACAGTTCTGTTGTTAATTCCGCGTTTTTCATGATGCCGTTTTGTTCCCTTGATTAAACAATGTTGTTGCAAAAACGTTTACGCTGACAACCAATATCCCTATCACTGCGCTGGTTTTTTAGCAAAGTAAAAAAATATTCTGACCTTGAGTATTCGTTTTTTTATTTTTTAAGCAGGCATCCTTGAAATCACCCCTATTTTATTGACAAATTTATCATGGAGTGAGTCTGGCTATTGCCTGAGTATATCTAAAGCTCTTGAAAAAGGTGAGTTGAAAACATATACCATATTCAACTTATAATAGAATTGTGGGGAGCATTACAACCTTTTTTACCATATAAATGACAAAAAAATTGTTAGTGTTACTTCGGGTATGGGTAAATCAAAGTATTCTAAATGTTTAAAAAAATTTTATGGAAATAAAGAAAGGTTGGGAGTGAAAAAAAGAGAAATTATCTCAAAATTTCAACCGCTGAATTGGCTATAGATACCGAGAGCTCGCCTTTATATAATCATACCCTGTGACAAGCGTCATGACTGCGGCTATCCACAACAGGGCTTCACCTGTGTTCAATACGAATTTGCCGATGTCGGGGACGCTGCCCAACAACAAAAGTGAAATGGAAATCATTTGAACGGCTGTTTTCCATTTGGCAAATTTAGATACCGGCGTATGGACGTTCATCTCGCCCAGGAATTCACGTAAGCCCGAGACCAGAATCTCGCGACATAAAATCACAATAGCGGGCATTAAGGCAAAATGGCTAATTTGATCGAATCCCGCCAACAGAAATAATGTTGATGCCACAAGTAATTTATCGGCAACGGGATCCAAAAATTCCCCTAGCTTGGAGGTTTGCGACCATGCTCGCGCCAAATAACCGTCCAGAAAATCTGTTATGCTGGCAAAAATAAAGATGAACAAAGATGCCCATTTGCCCCAGGTGCTGTTGGTATAGAATGCAAAAACCATGACAGGAATTAATCCAATGCGAAAAGCCGTCAATATGTTGGGGAGTGTATTTAGCATTTGTGGACAATCAGTAACCGTTCATTTCCTTAATACTAGCGCACCCATTCCCATTTGTTAACAAATTACTGCGCATGAAAAAAATTATAAATCTTTAGGGCGATTTGTTCGTGAATCCCCTCCACAAGCTGTAGGTCTTTTAGGCCCGCTTTCGATACGCCTTGGGCTGACCCAAAATGGTGCAGCAGCTTTTTCTTGCGCGTTTTGCCGATGCCTGGGATATCATCAAGCGTGGATTTTGACAGATTTTTTTCACGCTTTTGACGATGGGTCCCAATCGCAAATCGATGGGATTCATCGCGCAGACGTTGTAGAAAATACAAAACGTGACTGTTTTCCTCTAATGAAAAAGGATCTCGGCCCCGCATAAAAAACCGTTCTTTCCCGGCATTACGATCGGGACCCTTTGCGATGGCCACCACGGGGACATCGATGCCAAGATCGACCATAACATCCAAAACAGCTGTTAGCTGCCCCTGGCCCCCATCAATCAGCAGTAAATCGGGTCTTTGGCTGTCATCGATCGCCCTCAGGCGCCGCCCCAGAACTTCTCGCATCATGCCATAGTCATCCCCTTTTTCTCCGCATTCCCCCTTGATGGCAAACTTGCGGTATGATTTTTTGTCGAACCCCTGTTGGTTGGCGACAATCATCACGCCATAGGCATTTTTCCCCTGCAGGTGACTGTTATCATAAACCTCGATTCGTTCGGGAATCTTGGGCAGGTCAAAAATGGTGGACAGTTGGTGAAAAAGCCGCTTAAAGCTTAATGATTCCGCTTGTTTTCGTTCTATGGTGCCCTGTGCGTTGGATGATGCATGGTCAACCAGCTGTTTTTTGATTCCTTGTTTGGGGATTTCCCAATGGGTGGATTGAGTGTGGCGTTCCCTTAATGCGTCCTTGATCAGGTCCAATTCGGTTGGCTCGGCACTCAGCAGAACTACCGGGGCAGGGGGGCGATTTTGGTAAAACTGCCCCAAAAAGGCTGCCAAGCTTTGTTCGACGGATTCCCCCCCTCCGTTCGTTAAGAAAAATGATTCCGTTCCAAAATTGCATCCATTCCGGAAAAAGAAAATCTGGGCGCATGTCAGGCCGCCTATCTGGACGATGGCCACAATGTCAGCATCTTTTATATCGCTGACGTTAATGCGTTGGTGTGATTGAATCAATGTTAGCAGTTTTATTTTGTCGCGATAAAGTGCAGCCTGTTCAAACTGCAAAGCTTCGCTTGCTTGGTTCATGCGGTCCGCCAATTGCCGTTGGACAAGATCTGCCTTGCCCAACAAAAAATCTTTGGCATGGGTGATCGATTCTTGATACGTTTCGACCGAAATTTTCTGAACACAGGGCGCTGTGCAGCGTTTTATGTGGTATTGCAAACACGGTCGGTGGCGCTGCGCGAAATAACTATCCTGGCAATTGCGAATTTGAAATAACCTTTGCAGTGTCAAAATGGTTTCGTCCACGGCAGCAATATTCGCAAACGGTCCGAAATAATCCCCTTTTATATCTTGTGGTCCCCGATGTTTTGTAATGCGCGGAAAGGGGTGGTCTTTTGTGATTAAAATATAGGGAAACGATTTATCGTCTTTTAATAAAATATTAAAGGGCGGTTGATGTTTTTTGATCAGGTTGCATTCCAAAAGCAAGGCTTCGGTTTCTGTGTGTGTAACCAAAACCTCGATCCTGTGGATTTCCGAAACCATCCGCTGTAGGCGATTCGTTAATTTATTGGCCAACGCATAGGACAGAACGCGTCTTTTTAAGTTTTTTGCTTTTCCTATATAAAGGATCTTTCCACCCGCATTGATCATTCGATACACGCCGGGAAGGGCTGGCAGTGTTCTAACGGTTTCTTTGATGCGTTTAACACCTAAAGATAGAGACGGTGGTAATAGATTCATGGTCTGTAATATGGATGTTAACGATTTCTTAATGTTTCTTGGGTATGGTTACATCAAAC from Alphaproteobacteria bacterium includes the following:
- a CDS encoding patatin-like phospholipase family protein, with the protein product MNTKTADASDFAQGNMSPNLQITQSLRRGIVPEFSSGVITSPRDAVTPLRGARSSSLNYGASSVRQIQFPAVSQSHPVSFPSQYRQRATIDGSLFSSMVHACDHTIPIPHHSFQQANEINAPPVENPDILPVIVSPPSLAVDVTDVTLSAAEILQGLGDGTLTLFASEDNISPSKTPQAISIQSTPQNAHNATPRLVEEKIAESGGSQNPPSNLRILSIDGGGVSGIMPTTFLAVLEEKLGGPLSDYFDLIIGKSASAIAVASAAIGHNHSQASNSNRNPQNHSSMADLSRILLAHQDAAVDSACFSFCGLGTSRNPAESYEAMLLKLYGDTTLLADPHTNVALVAYDDNRNKATTFNTFDRSKNFYMRDVVRAASAAPSRFPSAVIYSIPDANSNSGYFESLKKKKEDEYTFLDGGIVGINPSLDALILVREHYDPVDRYIFVSLGSGEKFSLFDGDMAVTHKGGDLSRCDVISDGQSQTIEKYIKADLHNIDLPGGKIFQQYYRFHLKADAAKGEAGGDRAGLLVHEYCEESIIADQMDQLVRQLKEQRTEPTLRDRSGTLVNGMRSI
- a CDS encoding patatin-like phospholipase family protein, coding for MHNKIGLLNIACLVYGLTISTTAVAAGSHQGSSPPEINILQSPRQEVTFRVVSDANSPRRLILSPTLSGGTRSIKPMDANILDRGVASAKNIAQSATAFNLAYNLGTADSSYRRTLPTILPYQKSPHFDRESNPPPVEQFSLSADDNTPPSDLNAIRINLSEADAKNVSGGNLTVKFSDDVILQQSAPPSSKHSRQSSNVPTPLSVSGSERNTAFTDLQHAPPTILRILSIDGGGIKGIIPATLLEHLEKKLGGPISNYFDIIAGTSIGGIFALAAATPKRISRAASPTAQNNNLFNMGDLSHICSNYGSVVFDPACSCFGLCKPQYNTDKYEDFLKELFGDRTLRSGLLSDVVVVAYDTKHARPVLFNTFDIPEDFYLRDIARATSAAPTYFPPATVRGVPRQSDGSMRSSDSESPNRANQYTFVDGGLIANNPMLDVIALAQKYYGAVDRYTVVSLGTGERFDPIPDADIMNAGTVGMVRHIINLSINGRTELTHEGVKALLPEIPLPTGQTFRQYYRFQPRLDTSRDTMDNTDSTHVDYLESIARDFYSERESQFDQLVSELRLPRTKPVRL
- a CDS encoding response regulator, with amino-acid sequence MENLGALKEIDIFVGKRLREKRQKLALTLAQVGEKLGVSHQQIQKYEQAQSRISASILFQIGQFYGVSSHYFFDGFQHQGKKSDSLNLGTISQDAVTVLNILLVEDDPADELLARRALESANIKINIFCVHDGVQALDFLRHGSVSIDFPRPDLVLLDLNIPKRDGHTVLKEIKRDREIQEIPVIILTNSISIQAMVNAYKNSASGFICKSFDYDHFEQSIAGLVNYWGSVVVLPSSAYSNMSSAF
- a CDS encoding ATP-binding protein gives rise to the protein MKNAELTTELLAIIVKHIPSAVAVLNQDMHRLYANERWSQLHDLSEISPTEDFFSKLPPALKADCERCLDHRTIVCGMEKDGKKAYCLTWEIIPWNTSSDEIGGLVIFIDDRTDRKRSDEKIYEMVNKLSQSNQALEEFAFVCSHELREPLRTIANFFHLIEKHNANTMDATTQEYLGFIKKSIHHMETLINDLIEHSIINSNKNNFTSKVVCINDIIDNVRDILSAKIIETGATLEYGKLPCIYGERAQLVQLFQNLIGNSLKFRSTHPPRIKITAEQKGDFWQFALADNGIGIEKLYHKKIFLMFERLHSKEKYEGSGIGLALCEKIVKNHGGEIYIQSNTENGCTVYFTLPSTSPNKTSQKQE
- the pgsA gene encoding CDP-diacylglycerol--glycerol-3-phosphate 3-phosphatidyltransferase, which gives rise to MLNTLPNILTAFRIGLIPVMVFAFYTNSTWGKWASLFIFIFASITDFLDGYLARAWSQTSKLGEFLDPVADKLLVASTLFLLAGFDQISHFALMPAIVILCREILVSGLREFLGEMNVHTPVSKFAKWKTAVQMISISLLLLGSVPDIGKFVLNTGEALLWIAAVMTLVTGYDYIKASSRYL
- the uvrC gene encoding excinuclease ABC subunit UvrC; this translates as MNLLPPSLSLGVKRIKETVRTLPALPGVYRMINAGGKILYIGKAKNLKRRVLSYALANKLTNRLQRMVSEIHRIEVLVTHTETEALLLECNLIKKHQPPFNILLKDDKSFPYILITKDHPFPRITKHRGPQDIKGDYFGPFANIAAVDETILTLQRLFQIRNCQDSYFAQRHRPCLQYHIKRCTAPCVQKISVETYQESITHAKDFLLGKADLVQRQLADRMNQASEALQFEQAALYRDKIKLLTLIQSHQRINVSDIKDADIVAIVQIGGLTCAQIFFFRNGCNFGTESFFLTNGGGESVEQSLAAFLGQFYQNRPPAPVVLLSAEPTELDLIKDALRERHTQSTHWEIPKQGIKKQLVDHASSNAQGTIERKQAESLSFKRLFHQLSTIFDLPKIPERIEVYDNSHLQGKNAYGVMIVANQQGFDKKSYRKFAIKGECGEKGDDYGMMREVLGRRLRAIDDSQRPDLLLIDGGQGQLTAVLDVMVDLGIDVPVVAIAKGPDRNAGKERFFMRGRDPFSLEENSHVLYFLQRLRDESHRFAIGTHRQKREKNLSKSTLDDIPGIGKTRKKKLLHHFGSAQGVSKAGLKDLQLVEGIHEQIALKIYNFFHAQ